CCACTGCCTACATGAGTTTAGTAGAATGATAACCCAAAACATGGTGTGCTATGAAATTCACAGGTAcagttatgttaaaaaaaacaaaaaacaaaaaacaaaacaaaaagaaaacagaaaacagatgtcAGGTCTTATACACATCAGCTTCCCCAGAGTTTACTCGGTCTGCTCATCCTCttgtgcagcagctgcttctTGGCTTTCTTCCTCTTCGCCTTCTACCAGTTgctgctcttcttcctcagGGAGAGATTCCTCTGCAGCTTGTGAAGTCTGCTCCTCTGTGTCTTCCGCATCCAGGTCCACCGGTGTTTGTGCTTCTGGCTGTGCCTCTACCTCTGTCTCTGTCCCTGTCTCCTCTTGCTCCCCCTCATTTTCAGCTCCTTCCACTTCTGGGTTCTCTTCGCGATCCTTGTTCTCATCATCcaggttttcttcctcttgattttcttcctcatccttGTTTTCCTCGGCCCCTTCAGCCGTTCCTTCCTCTGCGTTTCCACTggctcctccttctccttcctcatgctcctctttttcttctgggtCATCTGTGAAAGGATTCTCACCCTGCAAGAGAAGACAAACATTTGTTTGCCAAGTCTACCTCTAGCTGCTGCTAGCTTCGCATCTCCGCACTTGAGGAGGAATTCACACTAGGGATGTGCCAGCTACGTGCAAAGCCTCTCAAGAGGCTATAGCAGTAGCAAAATTCAGGGGTTTGTTGCTTCTTTTGAACGCTGGGAACCACAGGCAAAGCTCTGTCTCTGTACGTGTGTCAAACACAGCTTTAGCCAGTCTCCTACCCAGGTAATCGATTCAACAACCTGCTCACGGTGGCCTCCTGCTTAGGCACCAAAAGCAGTCGAGTGGCTCAAAGCAGATGCTAATATTAACAGCAACTGCTACAGTGCAAGACGGGGGCCAGGGTCTCTAGCCAAACCTTCCTCCTTTAAGCTGTAGGCTTTGTTCATCCCACTCGCTACTCGGGATTAAGAGTAACGTGGGACAGGAGATGACGGATGAAGTCACCTGGCACTGTAGAGACTTGATGATGAAAAACTCGACAGCAACCAGGAATCCAACATGTTATTGAAATGTTGTAAATTACCTTGAGGTTCAGCTAACAACCTCCGAAGTTAAGAGCAACTAGTGCTGCAACCCACTTGACCCAACACCAAGCTGCTCTGCAAACACCTACCTTCAGGTAGCGTTCCAGTTTCTTACTGATTAGCTTGTTGTTGAGAATACTTCTTGCAACTACTAGAGACGACTTCTTGGACTGCTCCATCATGGCCTATACGGGAGCATGAAAGAAGAATACTTAGATTTGTCCTGAATTAACATAACCATCCAGTAATCAGAGCCATACATCTCAACAGCTGAAGGCAGGCCACAGCGGCACCTGCACAGAACACGCTTAGGCGCTCGAGTGAGCGGCAAGTTGCCCCATTTAAGAAATCTGCAGTCTTCTGCCTGGTCCTGGATTCTGTGCTGGACACAAAGCTTTGGAAAGGTGAACAACAGCCCGGAAGGGGCACACGGTTTGGTTTACTCAGTTCCACACAGgctattatttcatttttcagtctcCGGGCAATGGAATTTAAAGGCAGTCTGTATGCTCTGATTGCGCTGACCCGTACGGGACAGCTGAACTGTAACACTGATGGTAACACAGTCTGTTCAACATTGCTGCAGCAACGCATCAAAAAGATCTAAATGCCAAAATGCACACTTTATAACTAAAAAAGAGCTGCTGCCTCTAGGTGATTGAAAAACAGCCAGCCACCAGCTTGGATCACTTGACTACAGTGAAGCATATTTGTACATCGAAGATGATTTTGTTGCAAGCGGGAAAGCCAGAGTATTAGGAGAGAGCTTTTGCAAGGAACAGCATAAGAGACACGAGATCTCATTTTCAGATTGAGACGAGCGGCAGAGGCTTTGCTGAAGTTGGTCTATCCTACTGACCCCCTGCTGTCGAGCTTCTGCAGCCTTGGGACACGAGAGCAGTCAAAGTTGACCGCAATCTCTCAGCGGAGCATAATTCTAAAGCCCTGAAGATAAGAAAATTCTTCCCGATTTCAGGTCTCACTGTCCCATAAACCGTATGGGCTACGAACCTCCAAATTCCTGCTCCTGCTATCGCAGCTGAATCCTACAAAACCGCAGCAGGATTCCCATCGCAGGGAGAAGGTTGTGCCTCTTCGCTGAGCCAGGCacagtgctgccaggctgcgtACTCACCCTGCGGTTGTGGTTATGGTCAAGGGACTTCAGGTGTTTCTGGATGATGCCGTACTGCATCGGGATGAAGAGGTCACAAGCAGCACAGTGAGCAGCCTCAACCTTCTTAATAAAATGCTCCATGCCAACAtctgaaaaggaagataaaagtgGCATTAACTGGAACGTAATTCACGGAACTACACTATGTTGCGGAGTTTAGTGCAGCCTGCGTTACAACAAGCTCATCTTTGACTCTTCCACCTGCATCAAAACACTTTGCACAGGGCACAGGAAAGGTGCCAACGGAAACGCGCAGTATAGACAGGTTAACAAAACGCTGGCGACCCAGATACAAGCCTGGCTGCACACTGCAAAGATGAGCAACGCAAGCTGCAGCTGCATCAGCACTGTGGGtatccaaaaaaataaataaataaaaatctcttcagcCAGCTGATCATCTAGCTAGCTTCGACAAAGCTGGGTAATAACCTAAAGCGGCTGACAGTGCACTTGAATATACGCTAGGTTTTCCTGTTCAGCTATGCACCAGCAGGTACCTGCAGATTCACCTCTTTCCATTTATACCATTCACAGAGTGGAACTTTTTTGAGCAGCCATGACACGTTACAAAAGAACGGTCATACCAGTACCTGGGTAGCAGCTCTTACCTTGCGTAAGATCTTGGTCCCTATAGATCTGTTGAATGACTGCATTAATGTCTTCGATTGCTTTACGACGCTCTTCAGTTTTCCTAGTTTTGTTAGCGACGTATTCCTGCACGGCAGAAGATTTGTTGtgaacttttttcttgtttcctccCCCACTCTCAATAGGAGCACACTAGAAAGATGCACCTCAAAGTCCTGCAAAGCCCCACGTGCGTTTTACTGTGGGTAACTCTACCACTCCTTTGAGCACTTAAGTCACCCGTTCCAGGCACAAAGTCTATGGGTTGGCAGGTAATCTCTATTTCCTGCCATCATGACCAGTAAGACCAGAGAGGTTAAGTGACCTTGAAAGGAAGAGGGCAGCTCTGATACTTCAGCACCCAGCTTTCCTCCACCTTTTCTAGTAGTTTCCCACCCAGTTATTTAGAGGGGCAGTTTGGCGGCTTTGCAGCATCACCATAAATAAATGGATAAATtaaagcaagaggaagaagaaaagaagaaaaaataagagcCCTTAAATAAGTGACATGAAATAAGACTGCCTGGCAACAATCTAGAAGACAGAACCTTAACCAAGATGCTCACCTGGAGGAAGTCAGCTGTTTGTTGAGGCAGTTTGGTCCCAACAAACTTGAAGTGTTCCTTATGGAATTTGCTCTCCAGGTGACTGTTCATCTCATCATCGTAGAAGGTCCGGTATTTGCATAACGAACAAACAAACTGGATCCTGTGGAGACAGCTGGATGTGAACAGATGTGATTTTCAAACCAATCCgctccagctccctgctctaCAGGGTACCACTTTCTTACTAGATCTACTCCTTCGGTCTGTAGCTAAGGGATCACAGATAAACCACTATCATAGATCTCCGAGCCTTTAAGCGGTCGTGGGATACTTTCCAGAGACTCTCCCATCTTTATCTACCTGCTCTTTTAAGTTTGGACAGGTGCAGACAGATCTCCAAGACTATTCTCAATGACAGCACATCAAATGTTACAGTCAAGATTGGCAGGAAAGCACAGCAACTCAGCCAAGGAACATACAAAGCAGTGGGACAAGCAGGACGAAAAAGAGGGGCCCTGGCTGTGGCTACTATAGTCCTCCCAGAGAAGGGAGCGCGCATCCTCGCTAAAAAAACGGAGACATTACCTTTCTACCATGCGATCCCGATGCCTCTTCTTTTGCCGCTCTTGAGTTTTCTTGCCCGCCTGCAATTTGCGTTTGATTTGACTGATCTCTTCTTGAATTGTTAAAGCACCTAAGTGTTTAAAGCAGGTTGTATTTCAGGGCACTACTTGAGGCCACCACCTGATTAAAGAGAATTTCCCTAAACAAGTTTAGCAGTCAGCCTGACCAGCCCGCACAATCTAGAAATACCTCGGATTCAAGAAGCAATGTTAGAAGAAGCTGCTCTCCCTTGCAGTGCCTCCCACTGGCTAATTAAAGATTCACCTCTAATTTCTACAGTGGTGCCATCCTTCCCTGGCTTagctttccagaaaaagctgCATTGGGACAACTAGGGAGGAAAGATGGTGGGATTACgggagaaaatacattaaatgagGTTTCACAGACTTATTTTAAGTTCTGTTTACCAGTTCTGGTTTTACAAGGTTTTAAAGTTAATTCGTCACAGGTTTGATTTTAAGATGTACCCACTCTGATCTGTTTGGcctcaaaataaaaactggCAATTAAGAAAGCTTGCATAAGGGGAACGATTTTACACAgtcattattttcaaaaggcagagaagcagcttctttGCCTGCCTGCCCCGGCACGTGCGCAATCTCAAATTTACATTTCCTATCAGCGTGACGGGCAGCACCGACACATCGCATGGGCAGGTCTCTTTGCAGCCCTTCTCTAAGGACCTTCTTCTTCCTGGTTATCACAGCGCTTCCGCTACTAGCCTCGACCAAGCACTGTAAAAGCCAGAAGTGCCCAGGAAGCAGGGAAGCGCATCCTATTTCCACCGGCTGAACCAacttaccccccccccccaaaaaaaatcaagtctgtGGCACAGCAGGCAATTGAATCTGGTTCCCTTAAGCCCCAGGCTAGTAGCTTCACCAAAGGGCCAACCTACCTTGACCAAGGGATCCAGctcctccctagcaggacttTTACAGCATTTCCTTATCCCTGAGCAGACATAAAGGACGGGATTCACCTAACTGAACGCAGACATTACAGCTGAGCTAGTCCCCCGCTGCAGTCAGGGGGGGATCTGAGAGGTCTCATCCTGAGGAGCAGGTCGGTCATGCCCCAGAGGGGCCCCGTGTTTCTCCACTGGCTACGGCGACGTGACTCACACCTGAGCCTCGCAAATACTTGCCAGCACTAGCCGAGAGCCTGGCCCAGTCCTGCCCACGCTTGCGTGTAGCACCCCACCTCTGATACCTAGCACAGCACCAGACCGGCATCCCCAGGGGACTTCAGGGCACGCGCCAGAAGCGAAGTGCCCTTCGACGTGAAGGTGCGGAGGTTTAGCTCAGCTCTCCGAGGCACGACGAAACCAGAAGAGGACAGTGAAGCCACAAGGCTTCTCTAAGAACTGACGGAGCCTGAATAAACCCATCAGATTTAACCGCTCGATCTCTTCTGGCCGCGTCAAGAGTCCCGCACTGGAGGTGGGTTATGCTCTGTGCAGAGCTTCAGAGCATGAACAAGCCCTCTGCTCTCTGTTCTGTGAGCTGTCACATGCAAGCACACCAACTCACCTTTCTCagaatcttttccttcttcatcttcCC
Above is a genomic segment from Rhea pennata isolate bPtePen1 chromosome 33, bPtePen1.pri, whole genome shotgun sequence containing:
- the AKAP8L gene encoding A-kinase anchor protein 8-like isoform X1, with product MPVTLLSNLIQVSGYGDWNSGTNRGYDGYNYGYGYGQDNSGSYGYGMATSNSWEMANSDVDMNPDASGGGNADAVIAKMNQRLDMVSHLDTDSMQGGHYSSGGDRYDSYESYDSRSSLNDRDLYRSGYDYGEAELDNDNSYEGHYDNFYGNRRDQYQNRARDNFGQRGQNWARDGRNNRPMVSSYSGRMGGQWNEPPQSMGARGFGPHGSSRLPSLFSHNIIPELNMFQGMRGFSGNMRFGGGMMKQRMRRNWKIWDSDFKLQKKKIKKDPTAKKRKQTNSSDEPDSKAAKTDGSDNSDSDNEEGTEGESGEKEEKEGSRGEGEDEEGKDSEKGALTIQEEISQIKRKLQAGKKTQERQKKRHRDRMVERIQFVCSLCKYRTFYDDEMNSHLESKFHKEHFKFVGTKLPQQTADFLQEYVANKTRKTEERRKAIEDINAVIQQIYRDQDLTQDVGMEHFIKKVEAAHCAACDLFIPMQYGIIQKHLKSLDHNHNRRAMMEQSKKSSLVVARSILNNKLISKKLERYLKGENPFTDDPEEKEEHEEGEGGASGNAEEGTAEGAEENKDEEENQEEENLDDENKDREENPEVEGAENEGEQEETGTETEVEAQPEAQTPVDLDAEDTEEQTSQAAEESLPEEEEQQLVEGEEEESQEAAAAQEDEQTE
- the AKAP8L gene encoding A-kinase anchor protein 8-like isoform X3, yielding MSYSGYGDWNSGTNRGYDGYNYGYGYGQDNSGSYGYGMATSNSWEMANSDVDMNPDASGGGNADAVIAKMNQRLDMVSHLDTDSMQGGHYSSGGDRYDSYESYDSRSSLNDRDLYRSGYDYGEAELDNDNSYEGHYDNFYGNRRDQYQNRARDNFGQRGQNWARDGRNNRPMVSSYSGRMGGQWNEPPQSMGARGFGPHGSSRLPSLFSHNIIPELNMFQGMRGFSGNMRFGGGMMKQRMRRNWKIWDSDFKLQKKKIKKDPTAKKRKQTNSSDEPDSKAAKTDGSDNSDSDNEEGTEGESGEKEEKEGSRGEGEDEEGKDSEKGALTIQEEISQIKRKLQAGKKTQERQKKRHRDRMVERIQFVCSLCKYRTFYDDEMNSHLESKFHKEHFKFVGTKLPQQTADFLQEYVANKTRKTEERRKAIEDINAVIQQIYRDQDLTQDVGMEHFIKKVEAAHCAACDLFIPMQYGIIQKHLKSLDHNHNRRAMMEQSKKSSLVVARSILNNKLISKKLERYLKGENPFTDDPEEKEEHEEGEGGASGNAEEGTAEGAEENKDEEENQEEENLDDENKDREENPEVEGAENEGEQEETGTETEVEAQPEAQTPVDLDAEDTEEQTSQAAEESLPEEEEQQLVEGEEEESQEAAAAQEDEQTE
- the AKAP8L gene encoding A-kinase anchor protein 8-like isoform X2, translating into MVNACLVAGYGDWNSGTNRGYDGYNYGYGYGQDNSGSYGYGMATSNSWEMANSDVDMNPDASGGGNADAVIAKMNQRLDMVSHLDTDSMQGGHYSSGGDRYDSYESYDSRSSLNDRDLYRSGYDYGEAELDNDNSYEGHYDNFYGNRRDQYQNRARDNFGQRGQNWARDGRNNRPMVSSYSGRMGGQWNEPPQSMGARGFGPHGSSRLPSLFSHNIIPELNMFQGMRGFSGNMRFGGGMMKQRMRRNWKIWDSDFKLQKKKIKKDPTAKKRKQTNSSDEPDSKAAKTDGSDNSDSDNEEGTEGESGEKEEKEGSRGEGEDEEGKDSEKGALTIQEEISQIKRKLQAGKKTQERQKKRHRDRMVERIQFVCSLCKYRTFYDDEMNSHLESKFHKEHFKFVGTKLPQQTADFLQEYVANKTRKTEERRKAIEDINAVIQQIYRDQDLTQDVGMEHFIKKVEAAHCAACDLFIPMQYGIIQKHLKSLDHNHNRRAMMEQSKKSSLVVARSILNNKLISKKLERYLKGENPFTDDPEEKEEHEEGEGGASGNAEEGTAEGAEENKDEEENQEEENLDDENKDREENPEVEGAENEGEQEETGTETEVEAQPEAQTPVDLDAEDTEEQTSQAAEESLPEEEEQQLVEGEEEESQEAAAAQEDEQTE